A window of Mytilus edulis chromosome 10, xbMytEdul2.2, whole genome shotgun sequence contains these coding sequences:
- the LOC139490623 gene encoding uncharacterized protein, giving the protein MESFRLVLSVIVSLAHLGLPVLSDAKLCDYAFKDNPYACQYPHVYKKCQHECDDRQLNCFKCSSVEDPSHCQTTTTCGPSQACSMTGFIDQSFHKRYALGCANTTQCNIFHESRHTRNELHMPGYCCKQDKCNSNLVKSTDPLSVSKECRDATPYACQYMLDKNQNICDHHATAREICAAMCGECHGPLSCLNCTDLGENEICKTFESCDNGKKCIINREVDIQTLAVRYRMGCSTENVCSAMANAHDAVCCNTNSCNNQVLLLSNLSAKTTVPSTITTTPTTTTQPTTTTQPTTTTIRVTYPALNCGVDFVQVGGTCYYLNPEGRTEIWEDAKVICMALDSQLVEFETERELMEMKNYLISKHGYDRHYSYWIGGKKNPQSSSWEWDSSNSPILTTAWFGDKDSNTQGECLEYGAMYDFKWYGGRCHLQSNFICEKK; this is encoded by the exons ATGGAGTCATTCCGTCTTGTATTATCTGTCATTG taaGTTTGGCTCACCTCGGACTACCAGTACTAAGTGATGCAAAGTTATGTGACTATGCCTTCAAGGATAATCCATATGCCTGTCAGTATCCACATGTATACAAAAAATGTCAACACGAATGTGATGACAGACAAT TAAACTGCTTTAAATGTTCATCCGTTGAAGACCCAAGTCATTGTCAAACGACTACTACATGTGGACCATCTCAG GCGTGCTCAATGACAGGGTTTATAGACCAAAGTTTTCATAAAAGATATGCTCTAGGATGTGCTAATACAACG CAATGCAATATTTTCCATGAATCGCGACACACAAGGAACGAATTACATATGCCTGGATACTGCTGCAAACAAGATAAATGTAATTCCAATCTGGTCAAATCAACAGATCCCCTGTCAG TCTCTAAAGAATGCCGAGATGCGACACCATATGCATGTCAATATATGTTAGATAAAAACCAGAATATATGCGACCATCACGCTACAGCTCGCGAAATATGTGCAGCCATGTGTGGAGAGTGTC ATGGTCCACTGAGTTGTCTAAACTGCACTGATCTTGGTGAGAATGAGATATGCAAGACATTTGAGTCATGTGATAATGGCAAG AAGTGCATTATTAACCGAGAAGTAGACATTCAGACTCTTGCAGTTAGATACAGGATGGGATGTTCCACTGAAAAT GTTTGTTCTGCAATGGCGAATGCTCATGACGCGGTTTGTTGCAATACGAATTCATGTAACAACCAAGTTTTGCTGCTGTCAAATCTGTCTGCTAAGACAACAGTTCCAAGTACGATAACAACAACACCAACAACGACAACACAGCCAACCACGACAACTCagccaacaacaacaacaatcaGAGTGACTTACCCAGCGC TGAACTGTGGAGTAGATTTTGTCCAAGTTGGTGGGACATGTTATTATCTAAATCCGGAAGGCAGGACAGAGATATGGGAAGATGCAAAG GTTATCTGCATGGCGTTAGATAGTCAGCTGGTAGAATTTGAGACAGAAAGAGAATtaatggaaatgaaaaattatcttaTATCCAAACACG GTTATGACCGACATTATTCATATTGGATTGGTGGGAAGAAAAACCCTCAATCATCAAGCTGGGAATGGGATTCTAGTAATTCACCTATTTTAACAACTGCATGGTTCGGAGACAAAGACAGTAACACACAAGGAGAATGTTTAGAATACGGAGCAATGTATGATTTTAAGTGGTATGGTGGACGTTGTCACCTTCAATCTAATTTCATCTGTGAAAAGAAATAA